Proteins encoded in a region of the Spiribacter sp. 1M189 genome:
- a CDS encoding TrpB-like pyridoxal phosphate-dependent enzyme, producing the protein MSENVKTVLPETEIPRHWYNINADLPEPMAPVLHPGTFEPVGPDDLAPLFPMAVIEQEMSTEREVEIPAPVRDAYRQWRPSPLYRARRLEKALGTPARIYYKYEGVSPAGSHKPNTAIPQAFYNKVEGVKRITTETGAGQWGSSLALAGAMFDLAIEVFMVKVSFNQKPYRRAFMESFGATCIASPSNTTEAGRAVLADNPKATGSLGIAISEAVELAVQRDDTKYALGSVLNHVLLHQTVAGLETMRQLEMVDDYPDKVIGCTGGGSNFAGIAFPFLGERLRGGPSTEFIAVEPASCPTLTKGRFAYDWGDTGHLTPLTKMHTLGSGFMPPGFHAGGLRYHGMAPQISHLTDLGYIHPRAYGQLECFAAGLEFARAEGIIPAPEANHAVKATIDEAIACRESGESKALLFNLCGHGHFDMQAYTDYLAGNLKEEQTSAAEQSMALSGLPSV; encoded by the coding sequence ATGAGCGAGAACGTGAAAACCGTTCTGCCCGAGACCGAAATCCCGCGGCACTGGTACAACATCAACGCCGACCTGCCCGAACCCATGGCGCCGGTCTTGCATCCCGGCACCTTCGAGCCCGTCGGGCCGGATGACCTTGCTCCGCTTTTCCCGATGGCGGTGATCGAGCAGGAGATGAGCACCGAACGGGAGGTCGAGATCCCGGCGCCGGTCCGCGACGCCTATCGCCAGTGGCGGCCATCGCCGCTGTATCGGGCCCGGCGTCTGGAAAAGGCCCTCGGCACCCCGGCGCGGATCTACTACAAGTACGAGGGCGTCAGCCCGGCCGGCAGCCATAAGCCCAACACGGCCATCCCCCAGGCCTTCTATAACAAGGTCGAGGGCGTGAAGCGCATCACCACCGAAACCGGGGCTGGACAGTGGGGCTCGTCGCTGGCGTTGGCCGGTGCCATGTTCGACCTCGCCATCGAGGTCTTCATGGTCAAGGTCAGCTTCAACCAGAAGCCCTACCGCCGGGCGTTCATGGAAAGCTTCGGTGCCACCTGCATCGCCAGCCCCAGCAACACGACCGAGGCCGGGCGCGCGGTGCTGGCCGATAACCCGAAGGCCACCGGCAGCCTCGGCATCGCCATCAGCGAGGCCGTGGAACTGGCGGTGCAGCGCGATGACACCAAATATGCCCTCGGTAGCGTGCTCAATCACGTGCTGCTGCACCAGACCGTGGCCGGCCTGGAGACCATGCGTCAGCTGGAGATGGTCGACGACTATCCGGACAAGGTCATCGGCTGCACCGGCGGTGGTTCCAACTTTGCCGGCATCGCCTTCCCCTTCCTCGGCGAGCGCCTGCGAGGTGGGCCGTCAACCGAATTCATCGCCGTGGAGCCGGCCTCCTGCCCCACCCTCACCAAGGGCAGGTTCGCCTACGACTGGGGCGATACCGGCCATCTCACGCCGCTGACCAAGATGCATACCCTTGGCTCGGGCTTCATGCCCCCGGGCTTCCATGCGGGCGGGCTGCGCTATCACGGCATGGCCCCGCAGATCAGCCACCTGACCGATCTCGGCTACATCCATCCGCGTGCCTATGGCCAGCTCGAGTGCTTCGCCGCGGGTCTGGAGTTTGCCCGGGCGGAGGGGATCATCCCGGCGCCGGAGGCCAATCACGCCGTCAAGGCGACGATCGACGAGGCCATCGCCTGCCGGGAGTCCGGCGAGTCAAAGGCCTTGCTGTTCAATCTCTGCGGCCACGGCCATTTCGACATGCAGGCCTATACGGATTACCTGGCGGGTAATCTCAAGGAGGAGCAGACCAGCGCGGCGGAGCAGTCCATGGCGCTGTCAGGGTTGCCGAGCGTTTAG
- a CDS encoding 8-oxoguanine deaminase produces the protein MHDCAIVNASWIINPGADTPPLQHGSLIIRDGFIAEIGPADEVETDGLTPIDARGLVLVPGLINTHDHCLECLTRALPGAQDAELGEWLRIHNPIWSRATPEALQSATQIRAAELLLSGCTTTMDHNYLWPNGCSVDDQVEAMQSMGLRFHVSRGSVTIGASQGGLTPDAVAENEADVLADSERVIGRYHDPTRGSLLQVVLAPCSPYSVSDGFMCDTAALARQHGVRLHTHLAEGRDEHAWCLQNLEQTPLGHIEALGWLADDAWFAHMITLSAPEIMRLGMSGAGVAHCPCSNMRLGNGIAPIRSMLARGVPVGIGVDGAASNDGGNLLAETRQAMLLQRVDQGAAAMSAERALALATAGGAEVLGRSDIGRLAPGMAADITGFRLDALEMAGGAIHDPLAALALCPPARADLVVVNGTPRVQGGELLGHDLGAMVERHNALARALVEGS, from the coding sequence ATGCATGACTGCGCCATCGTCAACGCCAGCTGGATCATCAATCCCGGCGCCGATACTCCACCGCTGCAGCACGGCAGCCTGATCATCCGCGATGGCTTCATCGCGGAGATCGGGCCGGCGGACGAGGTGGAAACCGATGGCCTGACGCCGATCGACGCCCGTGGCCTCGTGCTCGTCCCCGGCCTGATCAACACCCATGATCACTGCCTGGAGTGCCTCACGCGGGCTCTACCCGGCGCCCAGGATGCCGAACTCGGCGAGTGGCTGCGGATTCACAATCCCATCTGGTCGCGGGCAACGCCCGAGGCACTGCAGAGCGCCACGCAGATTCGCGCCGCGGAGCTGTTGCTCAGCGGCTGCACCACCACCATGGATCACAATTACCTCTGGCCGAATGGCTGTTCCGTGGATGATCAGGTCGAGGCCATGCAGTCCATGGGCCTGCGCTTTCACGTCTCCCGCGGCTCGGTGACCATCGGCGCTTCTCAGGGCGGGCTCACGCCCGATGCCGTGGCCGAGAACGAGGCCGATGTCCTCGCCGACAGTGAGCGGGTGATCGGCCGCTACCACGACCCGACCCGTGGAAGCCTGCTGCAGGTCGTACTCGCACCCTGTTCGCCCTACTCGGTGAGTGATGGCTTCATGTGCGACACCGCTGCACTTGCCCGGCAGCATGGTGTGCGTCTACATACGCATCTCGCCGAAGGCCGGGACGAGCATGCCTGGTGCCTGCAGAATTTGGAGCAGACACCGCTGGGGCATATCGAGGCGCTGGGCTGGCTTGCCGATGACGCCTGGTTCGCCCATATGATCACGCTCTCGGCACCGGAAATCATGCGGCTTGGAATGAGTGGCGCCGGCGTCGCGCATTGTCCGTGCTCGAACATGCGTCTCGGCAATGGTATTGCCCCGATTCGCTCGATGCTGGCCCGTGGCGTACCGGTAGGTATCGGTGTTGATGGAGCGGCATCCAACGACGGCGGCAATCTGCTTGCCGAGACGCGGCAGGCGATGCTCCTGCAGCGCGTCGACCAGGGCGCTGCCGCGATGAGCGCCGAACGGGCACTGGCACTGGCAACCGCCGGTGGCGCCGAAGTGCTGGGCCGCTCGGACATCGGCCGGCTGGCACCCGGCATGGCGGCCGATATCACCGGCTTTCGGCTCGATGCCCTGGAGATGGCCGGCGGTGCAATCCATGACCCACTGGCCGCACTCGCCCTGTGCCCGCCCGCACGGGCCGATCTCGTGGTGGTCAACGGCACGCCCCGGGTCCAGGGGGGCGAGTTACTGGGTCATGATCTGGGTGCCATGGTGGAACGTCATAACGCACTCGCCAGGGCGCTGGTTGAGGGCAGCTGA
- the lon gene encoding endopeptidase La, with protein MTNDETTIEQEPAVEPSRSLVIPKLPDDALILLPVRNMVLFPSMLVPVGVGRAKSILAARQAVQHEQPMGVLLQRDASVEEPGGEDLHTVGAVANVMRFVNGREGHHHLVLQGIERFRVTEFLEGYPFLVGRVERIAEHQPEGPEIDARMLALRDKALEALELLPQAPQELAGALTSIKEPGVLADSVAGYLDLGSEERQELLETFDIETRLERVLSLVDYRVEVLKLSQKISERTHETMSERQREALLREQLRSIQEELGESDEKGEEIRELEQRIDEAQMPEEVDKQARKELRRLERMPEGAGEYSMLRTYLDWLLELPWSLERSEDIDIDRARDILDADHYGLEPVKRRILEHLAVRKLNPEGRSPILCFVGPPGVGKTSLGQSIARATGRDFMRASLGGVHDEAEIRGHRRTYLGALPGKIIQSIHKAGSRNPVLMLDEMDKLGGGIQGDPSAALLEVLDPAQNGTFQDNYLGVPFDLTGVFFIATANVPDQIPGPLRDRMEMIEIPGYTQEEKVEIARRYLLDRQREGAGLSAEQLEVTDGAMHRIVAEYTREAGCRQLERELGAVARHFAVRIADGSLQQARVDADDVPEILGAPKFEGEVAMRTSVPGVATGLAWTPVGGDILFIEANRSQGSGRLVLTGQLGDVMKESAQTALSLIKARADQLELDISSLQSDDVHVHVPAGAIPKDGPSAGVAMYSALVSLLTGRCIREDVAMTGEITLRGLVLPVGGIKEKVLAARRAGIHTVLLPARNRKDYEDIPESAREDMTFHWIEHVEEATDIALRAREADPTTATG; from the coding sequence ATGACGAACGACGAGACAACGATCGAGCAAGAGCCGGCAGTCGAGCCCTCCCGCAGCCTGGTCATCCCCAAGCTGCCGGATGACGCGCTGATCCTGTTGCCGGTCCGCAACATGGTGCTGTTCCCCTCGATGCTTGTGCCAGTCGGGGTCGGCCGTGCGAAATCGATCCTGGCAGCCCGCCAGGCGGTGCAGCACGAGCAGCCCATGGGCGTGCTGCTGCAACGGGATGCCTCGGTGGAGGAGCCCGGTGGAGAGGATCTGCACACGGTGGGTGCAGTCGCGAACGTAATGCGTTTCGTGAACGGCCGTGAGGGGCATCACCACCTGGTGCTGCAGGGGATCGAGCGATTCCGGGTTACGGAATTTCTGGAGGGGTATCCGTTCCTGGTCGGCCGGGTGGAGCGGATCGCTGAGCACCAGCCCGAGGGGCCGGAGATCGATGCGCGGATGCTGGCGCTGCGCGACAAAGCCTTGGAGGCCCTGGAGTTGCTGCCACAGGCACCACAGGAGCTCGCCGGTGCCCTCACCAGCATCAAGGAGCCGGGCGTCCTCGCCGATTCCGTGGCTGGGTACCTCGATCTGGGCAGCGAGGAGCGCCAGGAACTGCTGGAGACATTCGACATCGAGACCCGGCTGGAGCGGGTTCTGTCGCTGGTGGACTACCGGGTGGAGGTGCTCAAGCTCTCGCAGAAGATCAGCGAGCGCACGCACGAGACCATGTCCGAGCGCCAGCGTGAGGCCCTGCTTCGCGAGCAGTTGCGCTCGATTCAGGAAGAGTTGGGCGAGAGCGATGAAAAGGGCGAGGAGATCCGCGAGCTCGAGCAGCGCATCGACGAGGCGCAGATGCCCGAGGAGGTGGACAAGCAGGCCCGCAAGGAGCTCCGGCGCCTGGAGCGCATGCCCGAAGGGGCTGGCGAATATTCGATGCTGCGCACCTACCTCGACTGGTTGCTCGAGCTCCCCTGGTCGCTGGAGCGGAGCGAGGATATCGACATCGATCGCGCCCGGGACATCCTCGATGCCGACCACTACGGACTGGAACCGGTCAAGCGTCGCATCCTTGAGCATCTGGCGGTCCGCAAGCTCAATCCCGAGGGGCGCAGCCCGATCCTGTGCTTTGTCGGGCCACCCGGCGTGGGCAAGACCTCGCTGGGCCAGAGCATTGCCCGCGCCACCGGGCGTGACTTCATGCGGGCGAGCCTCGGTGGCGTCCACGACGAGGCCGAGATTCGTGGCCATCGCCGGACCTATCTCGGTGCGCTGCCGGGTAAGATCATCCAGAGCATCCATAAGGCCGGTTCGCGTAATCCGGTGCTGATGCTCGATGAGATGGACAAGCTCGGCGGGGGAATCCAGGGCGATCCCTCCGCGGCGCTGCTGGAGGTCCTCGATCCCGCACAGAACGGCACATTCCAGGACAACTACCTGGGCGTGCCGTTTGATCTGACGGGCGTTTTCTTCATCGCCACCGCCAATGTTCCCGACCAGATACCCGGGCCGTTGCGTGACCGTATGGAGATGATCGAGATCCCGGGTTACACCCAGGAGGAGAAGGTCGAGATCGCCCGTCGCTACCTGCTGGACCGGCAGCGCGAGGGCGCCGGGCTGAGTGCCGAGCAGCTCGAGGTCACAGATGGGGCCATGCACCGGATCGTCGCGGAGTACACCCGCGAGGCCGGTTGCCGTCAGCTCGAGCGCGAGCTGGGGGCCGTCGCCCGTCATTTCGCCGTGCGGATCGCCGACGGCAGTCTTCAGCAGGCACGGGTCGATGCCGATGATGTCCCCGAGATCCTCGGTGCGCCTAAATTCGAGGGCGAGGTGGCGATGCGCACCAGTGTGCCCGGAGTCGCCACCGGTCTGGCCTGGACGCCGGTGGGCGGCGATATCCTCTTCATCGAGGCCAATCGCTCCCAGGGCAGTGGACGGCTGGTGCTCACCGGTCAGCTCGGCGATGTGATGAAGGAAAGCGCACAGACCGCCCTCAGCCTCATCAAGGCCCGTGCGGACCAGCTCGAGCTCGATATCAGCTCGCTACAGTCCGATGATGTGCATGTGCACGTCCCCGCCGGCGCCATCCCCAAGGACGGACCCAGTGCCGGTGTGGCGATGTACAGCGCGCTGGTATCGCTGCTCACGGGCCGCTGCATTCGCGAGGATGTCGCGATGACCGGCGAGATCACGCTGCGCGGGCTGGTCCTGCCCGTGGGCGGCATCAAGGAGAAGGTCCTGGCAGCCCGCCGTGCGGGGATTCATACGGTGCTGCTGCCGGCTCGCAACCGCAAGGATTACGAGGACATTCCCGAGTCGGCCCGCGAGGACATGACCTTCCACTGGATCGAGCATGTCGAGGAGGCCACCGACATCGCACTGCGGGCTCGGGAAGCCGACCCGACGACGGCGACCGGCTAG
- the mdoH gene encoding glucans biosynthesis glucosyltransferase MdoH translates to MTHSSWHLTQPGLPLRRLALALLVLATASAGVHAFWRLLAPGGVQPLEWAVLILFSITFTTSCVAFWTMIAGILLRLAGRHPVTLSRRDPDPAEAPPLARTALVMPAYNEDMAGVVHCLTATWRSLQQTGESEYFDCYLLSDSSDPAQLAREHEAVTRLRARFGDTLRLFYRARERNTGRKPGNIRDFCERWGAHYDYMIVLDADSRMTGEAILALVRRMQANPQAGILQTVPLPVGQRTILGRFQQLAASLHARHIANGLAFWQGNSTNYWGHNAIVRIADFQACCGLSTLPGKPPLGGDIMSHDYVEAGLMRRHGRGVYVLPELGGSFEGMPGNFVDDLKRERRWCQGNLQHLRLLPGRGWRPVTRLNFLLGGLAYVNAPLWLLMIAAGVLDAIFSPDAGRWVAAAASPAQPLVPLLGLSLLVLFGPRVLGVVVTAASREGAGRRLALLRGGFLELGFGILRSPLMMVLYTGFILRLLAGRPAGWDTGVRGRRQIEAMQAWRLGWPIALATAAVAAVVATTAPALLPWLAPALAGPLLFPLFLQLTSLTAPAWLPATPAEAQGHVPMNRHAVTAAPQAASLHEARPPAENYRPMPLQPLSWRPGSA, encoded by the coding sequence ATGACCCATTCAAGCTGGCATCTCACCCAGCCGGGACTGCCCCTACGACGGCTGGCCCTGGCCCTGCTGGTGCTCGCCACCGCCAGCGCGGGGGTCCATGCGTTCTGGCGGTTACTTGCACCGGGCGGTGTACAACCGCTCGAGTGGGCCGTACTCATACTCTTCAGCATCACGTTCACCACGTCCTGCGTTGCTTTCTGGACCATGATCGCGGGCATTTTACTGCGCCTCGCCGGCAGACACCCGGTCACGCTGAGCCGGCGCGACCCCGATCCGGCCGAGGCGCCGCCGCTTGCCCGCACGGCATTGGTGATGCCCGCCTATAATGAGGACATGGCCGGCGTGGTGCACTGTCTGACGGCCACCTGGCGCTCGCTGCAGCAGACCGGCGAGAGTGAATACTTCGACTGCTATCTGCTCAGCGACAGCAGCGATCCCGCCCAGCTCGCCCGGGAACATGAGGCAGTGACCCGGCTCCGAGCCCGATTCGGTGACACGCTGCGCCTCTTCTATCGGGCCCGCGAACGCAACACCGGCCGCAAGCCCGGCAATATCCGGGATTTCTGCGAACGCTGGGGCGCGCACTACGATTACATGATCGTACTCGACGCCGACAGCCGCATGACGGGCGAGGCCATTCTCGCGCTGGTGCGACGCATGCAGGCCAACCCCCAGGCCGGCATCCTGCAGACCGTCCCTCTGCCGGTGGGGCAGCGCACGATCCTGGGGCGATTCCAGCAGCTGGCCGCCAGTCTGCATGCCCGGCATATCGCCAATGGACTGGCCTTCTGGCAGGGCAACAGCACCAACTACTGGGGGCACAATGCCATTGTCCGCATCGCCGATTTCCAGGCCTGCTGCGGGCTGTCGACACTCCCCGGCAAGCCGCCACTGGGTGGCGACATCATGAGTCATGACTACGTCGAGGCCGGGTTGATGCGGCGCCATGGCCGCGGTGTCTACGTACTGCCCGAGCTCGGCGGCAGCTTCGAAGGCATGCCCGGGAACTTCGTTGATGATCTCAAGCGCGAGCGCCGCTGGTGCCAGGGAAACCTCCAGCATCTCCGCCTGTTACCGGGGCGCGGCTGGCGCCCGGTCACACGGCTGAATTTCCTGCTTGGCGGCCTGGCCTATGTCAACGCGCCGTTGTGGCTGCTCATGATCGCCGCCGGCGTGCTTGATGCCATTTTCTCCCCTGACGCCGGCCGCTGGGTGGCGGCTGCGGCCTCACCAGCGCAACCGCTGGTGCCTCTGCTTGGCCTGAGTCTGTTGGTCCTGTTCGGCCCGCGCGTCCTGGGGGTTGTCGTCACGGCCGCGAGCCGGGAGGGTGCCGGGCGTCGACTGGCCCTGCTGCGTGGCGGGTTTCTCGAGCTTGGCTTCGGCATCCTGCGCTCGCCGCTGATGATGGTGCTCTATACCGGTTTCATCCTGCGGCTGCTGGCTGGCCGGCCGGCCGGCTGGGACACCGGGGTGCGTGGCCGGCGACAGATCGAGGCAATGCAGGCCTGGCGACTCGGATGGCCGATTGCGCTGGCTACCGCGGCCGTGGCGGCCGTGGTCGCCACCACGGCGCCGGCCCTACTCCCATGGCTCGCACCTGCTCTCGCCGGCCCGCTGCTCTTCCCGTTGTTCCTGCAGCTGACCAGCCTGACCGCACCGGCTTGGTTGCCGGCCACGCCGGCGGAGGCGCAGGGCCATGTCCCCATGAACCGTCATGCGGTCACCGCCGCGCCACAGGCGGCGTCATTACATGAGGCGAGACCACCAGCGGAGAACTACCGCCCGATGCCGCTCCAGCCCCTCTCCTGGCGACCCGGCAGTGCCTGA